From a single Paludibacter jiangxiensis genomic region:
- the rprY gene encoding response regulator transcription factor RprY, whose protein sequence is MDEKTKILLCEDDENLSMLLREYLQAKGYATDLAPDGEAGYKAFTKEKYDICVLDVMMPKKDGIELAKDIRNLQSDVPIIFLTAKTMKEDILEGFKAGADDYISKPFSMEELIFRIEAITRRTKGKKVKEKDTYILGKYTFDTQRQILAFDDSQIKLTTKETELLTLLAANVNEMVERNFALRTIWIDDNYFNARSMDVYITKLRKLLKEDPEVGIINIHGKGYKLIAPKAEE, encoded by the coding sequence ATGGACGAAAAGACCAAAATCTTGCTTTGCGAAGACGATGAAAATCTGAGCATGTTGTTACGGGAATATTTGCAGGCAAAAGGTTATGCAACTGATTTGGCTCCCGACGGTGAAGCCGGCTATAAGGCTTTTACTAAAGAAAAATATGATATCTGCGTGCTTGACGTTATGATGCCTAAAAAGGATGGTATCGAATTGGCAAAAGATATTCGTAATTTGCAATCCGATGTGCCTATTATCTTCTTGACTGCTAAAACAATGAAAGAAGATATTCTTGAAGGTTTCAAAGCCGGTGCAGATGATTATATTTCCAAGCCATTCAGCATGGAAGAACTTATCTTCCGTATTGAAGCTATCACCCGCCGTACAAAAGGCAAAAAGGTAAAAGAAAAAGATACCTATATCCTTGGCAAATATACTTTCGATACACAGCGCCAGATTCTTGCTTTTGACGATTCGCAAATCAAACTGACAACAAAAGAAACAGAATTGCTTACTTTGTTGGCTGCCAACGTGAACGAAATGGTAGAACGTAACTTTGCATTACGTACTATCTGGATTGACGACAACTACTTCAATGCACGTAGCATGGATGTTTACATCACTAAACTGCGTAAGCTTTTGAAAGAAGATCCTGAAGTTGGAATTATCAATATTCACGGTAAAGGTTACAAACTGATTGCTCCGAAAGCAGAAGAATAA
- a CDS encoding SAM-dependent methyltransferase, producing the protein MYGTLYLIPTTMGECDLNRVLPSYNATVVNALQHFIVEDIRTARRFLKKVNREIDIDSLTFATLNEQTRATEFGDLLKPLLEGKDVGVISEAGCPAIADPGADVVRLAQEKGIKVVPLVGPSSILLSLMGSGFNGQNFAFVGYLPIEPHERGKALKMLEKKVYSENQTQIFIETPYRNLKLMEEIIRNCTPQTKLCIAADITLESEYIVTKTVAAWKRQLPDIQKRPTIFLLGK; encoded by the coding sequence ATGTACGGAACTCTATACCTTATACCAACAACGATGGGAGAATGCGATCTAAACCGCGTTCTCCCTTCTTATAATGCAACGGTAGTCAATGCGCTGCAACATTTCATAGTTGAAGATATCCGCACGGCACGCCGGTTTCTCAAAAAGGTGAACCGCGAAATCGACATCGACTCGCTGACCTTTGCCACACTTAACGAACAAACACGCGCCACGGAATTTGGGGATCTGCTGAAACCTCTACTAGAAGGGAAAGATGTGGGCGTAATCTCCGAAGCCGGTTGTCCCGCCATCGCCGATCCCGGAGCCGACGTGGTACGTCTGGCGCAGGAAAAAGGCATCAAAGTAGTGCCTTTGGTTGGTCCGTCGTCTATTTTACTGTCATTAATGGGATCCGGTTTCAACGGACAGAATTTTGCATTTGTCGGTTATTTGCCAATCGAACCTCACGAAAGAGGTAAGGCGCTAAAAATGCTGGAAAAAAAGGTTTATTCTGAAAACCAAACCCAGATTTTCATCGAAACGCCATACCGGAACCTCAAACTGATGGAAGAGATCATCCGCAATTGCACTCCGCAAACCAAGTTGTGCATCGCCGCCGACATTACGCTCGAATCCGAGTATATAGTTACCAAAACGGTAGCGGCATGGAAGCGCCAATTGCCTGACATACAAAAAAGACCGACTATATTTCTGCTGGGGAAATAA
- a CDS encoding sensor histidine kinase, translating to MKKIVIWILLATMSITFVGLVFIQFRYLLQMSSLMEEQFDSNVKRSLYQVALDLEESEASKYLNQELGAAEIAKLGKLTTSALMDSNQVASGVNIDTTSFGSKPTVSISNPASSIQATSKYRQTLLAQAFTHSRKLVETVAWRRMKEAAAKALAQRVNINELTALLQEELANNEVITPYYFRLIDKKGDEVYNSSADSISVVHKNEYTQKLFPNDLVTGKSAYLAVGFPIKKNMFRNSLTLLLPWAILSFILLVSCMVSIWLIFRQRRLNEIKNDFVSNMTHELKTPVSTISLAAQMLADPAVSKTTDTLKYYTRVIVDETKRLSFHIEKVLQMSTFERGNGNLKMTERDINDLLNMILENFWVKVHAKHGQLIADLEAEESYALVDETHFTNVLYNLMDNAVKYTPSNLVLTVKTWNEKGNLMISIQDNGVGIKKEYQKHIFDKFFRVPTGNVHNVKGFGLGLAYVKQIVDAHHGFIKVESEPNIGTKFIITLPTLKQN from the coding sequence ATGAAGAAAATAGTGATTTGGATTCTCCTTGCAACAATGAGCATTACTTTCGTCGGGTTGGTGTTCATTCAGTTTCGTTATCTTTTGCAGATGTCTTCATTAATGGAGGAACAGTTTGACTCCAATGTGAAGAGAAGTCTTTATCAGGTAGCTCTCGATCTTGAAGAATCAGAGGCATCAAAATATCTGAATCAGGAGCTGGGAGCGGCAGAGATTGCAAAACTGGGAAAACTTACAACGTCGGCGCTGATGGATTCAAATCAGGTGGCCAGCGGAGTAAATATTGATACCACCTCATTTGGATCAAAGCCAACGGTTTCAATTTCGAATCCGGCATCGTCTATTCAGGCGACATCCAAATATAGACAGACTCTTTTAGCACAGGCATTTACTCATTCACGCAAATTGGTTGAGACGGTTGCCTGGCGAAGAATGAAAGAAGCAGCAGCTAAAGCGTTAGCTCAGCGCGTAAACATAAATGAATTGACAGCATTACTGCAGGAAGAATTAGCAAATAACGAAGTAATAACTCCTTATTATTTTCGTTTAATAGACAAAAAAGGGGATGAGGTCTATAATAGTTCGGCGGATAGTATTTCGGTGGTCCATAAAAATGAATACACCCAGAAATTATTTCCGAATGACCTTGTAACCGGCAAGTCAGCTTATCTGGCAGTAGGTTTCCCTATCAAGAAAAACATGTTTCGCAACTCTTTGACGTTATTATTACCATGGGCTATATTGTCGTTTATATTGCTGGTTTCGTGCATGGTTTCCATATGGTTGATTTTTAGGCAAAGAAGATTGAATGAAATAAAAAATGATTTTGTAAGCAATATGACCCATGAACTGAAAACTCCGGTTTCGACTATTTCATTGGCGGCTCAGATGCTTGCAGATCCGGCCGTGTCAAAAACGACGGACACGCTGAAATATTACACACGGGTAATTGTCGATGAAACAAAACGATTGAGCTTTCATATTGAGAAAGTCCTTCAGATGTCGACATTTGAACGTGGCAATGGGAACCTCAAAATGACCGAGCGGGATATCAATGATCTTCTGAATATGATCCTTGAAAATTTCTGGGTCAAGGTACATGCAAAACACGGACAGTTGATTGCAGACCTGGAGGCAGAAGAATCTTACGCTTTGGTTGATGAGACTCATTTTACGAATGTGTTGTACAATTTGATGGACAATGCTGTGAAATATACACCAAGCAACCTGGTGCTCACAGTGAAAACATGGAATGAAAAAGGGAATCTGATGATTTCCATTCAAGATAACGGAGTAGGAATCAAGAAGGAGTATCAAAAGCATATTTTTGATAAATTTTTCCGTGTGCCGACGGGGAATGTTCACAACGTGAAGGGTTTTGGTCTGGGTCTGGCTTATGTCAAACAGATTGTAGATGCTCATCATGGATTTATTAAAGTAGAAAGCGAACCAAATATTGGCACTAAATTTATTATCACACTACCAACTCTAAAACAAAATTAA